In the Pygocentrus nattereri isolate fPygNat1 chromosome 19, fPygNat1.pri, whole genome shotgun sequence genome, one interval contains:
- the ccl20a.4 gene encoding C-C motif chemokine 20: protein MPGVRASLTDLEAPSSEINKAFHQLHHLVWSLSTSASDSFRYTMTKLFLVLPTALVLLCVWVSLGEASPVKCCTTFSLNPLPLNRLKHFAIQDATTVCRLNAVIFTTVKNRKICANPDAQWVKNAVSHLKNKEKPTEASSEAV from the exons ATGCCAGGTGTTAGAGCCAGTTTGACGGACTTGGAAGCGCCATCATCCGAAATCAACAAGGCCTTTCATCAACTCCATCACCTTGTTTGGTCTCTCTCGACATCAGCAAGTGACTCATTTCGTTACACAATGACCAAACTGTTCCTCGTTCTGCCTACAGCGCTGGTGCTGCTGTGTGTTTGGGTATCTCTGGGAGAAGCCA GTCCAGTGAAATGCTGTACAACCTTTTCCCTGAACCCTCTTCCACTCAATAGACTGAAGCACTTTGCCATACAAGATGCCACCACGGTCTGCCGACTGAATGCTGTGAT ATTTaccactgtgaaaaacagaaagatctGTGCCAATCCTGATGCCCAGTGGGTTAAAAATGCAGTCAGTCACCTCA AAAACAAAGAGAAGCCAACCGAGGCGAGCAGTGAAGCTGTATGA
- the ccl20a.3 gene encoding C-C motif chemokine 20a.3 isoform X2 — translation MRLKKRNQAVHKSLSLNQAQHFRRDGTLQTALSFIQRLSQGCQVPIRRTPPPTLADHSRIKSCCRKYTKGEIPFTRIRGYSIQTVRTFCNIDAIIFHTSIGRNVCADPSQNWVMETIHKLK, via the exons ATGCGTTTAAAGAAGCGAAATCAAGCAGTGCACAAATCCCTCTCTCTAAACCAAGCGCAGCACTTCCGGAGAGACGGCACGCTGCAGACAGCACTGTCATTCATACAGCGACTGAGCCAGGGTTGCCAGGTCCCGATACGTAGAACTCCTCCACCAACACTAGCGGACCACAGCAGAATCAAAT CCTGTTGCAGGAAATACACAAAAGGAGAGATCCCTTTCACACGTATCAGAGGATATTCCATCCAGACTGTCAGAACGTTCTGCAACATCGATGCTATCAT CTTCCATACTAGCATTGGCCGAAATGTTTGCGCCGATCCTTCTCAGAACTGGGTGATGGAGACTATCCACAAACTCAAGTAA
- the ccl20a.3 gene encoding C-C motif chemokine 20a.3 isoform X1 — MRLKKRNQAVHKSLSLNQAQHFRRDGTLQTALSFIQRLSQGCQVPIRRTPPPTLADHSRIKSCCRKYTKGEIPFTRIRGYSIQTVRTFCNIDAIIFHTSIGRNVCADPSQNWVMETIHKLKDKVRAMTKKQAKHQ, encoded by the exons ATGCGTTTAAAGAAGCGAAATCAAGCAGTGCACAAATCCCTCTCTCTAAACCAAGCGCAGCACTTCCGGAGAGACGGCACGCTGCAGACAGCACTGTCATTCATACAGCGACTGAGCCAGGGTTGCCAGGTCCCGATACGTAGAACTCCTCCACCAACACTAGCGGACCACAGCAGAATCAAAT CCTGTTGCAGGAAATACACAAAAGGAGAGATCCCTTTCACACGTATCAGAGGATATTCCATCCAGACTGTCAGAACGTTCTGCAACATCGATGCTATCAT CTTCCATACTAGCATTGGCCGAAATGTTTGCGCCGATCCTTCTCAGAACTGGGTGATGGAGACTATCCACAAACTCAA ggACAAAGTGCGGGCTATGACGAAGAAGCAGGCAAAACATCAGTGA
- the ccl20a.3 gene encoding C-C motif chemokine 20a.3 isoform X3 has protein sequence MAQISGTALTLLLVLTVSLFCQNATALACCRKYTKGEIPFTRIRGYSIQTVRTFCNIDAIIFHTSIGRNVCADPSQNWVMETIHKLKDKVRAMTKKQAKHQ, from the exons ATGGCCCAGATTTCTGGCACAGCTCTCACACTCCTGCTGGTTCTGACAGTCAGTCTGTTCTGTCAGAATGCCACCGCTTTGG CCTGTTGCAGGAAATACACAAAAGGAGAGATCCCTTTCACACGTATCAGAGGATATTCCATCCAGACTGTCAGAACGTTCTGCAACATCGATGCTATCAT CTTCCATACTAGCATTGGCCGAAATGTTTGCGCCGATCCTTCTCAGAACTGGGTGATGGAGACTATCCACAAACTCAA ggACAAAGTGCGGGCTATGACGAAGAAGCAGGCAAAACATCAGTGA